The Helianthus annuus cultivar XRQ/B chromosome 16, HanXRQr2.0-SUNRISE, whole genome shotgun sequence genome includes a window with the following:
- the LOC110889873 gene encoding probable disease resistance protein At5g66900: MAEALILGALVGDAVSKLSDAIIHVMKTTSQFKSKLTQLQETVTRIKSIVDEIQKHNQVLDRPNQETELFIAQLKSAQDLVLKCEHIKWNFYKRYRQSLKLDDLNASMLRFFQIDVQLQEARDVKEVLVVVKDVQNRMDRSSGGWASSVPLLKGNVIGFDDRVRDLKVEVFKDWDVDDSVVVVVSAAGGCGKTTLVTKFCDDPQVQGKFRKHIYFATISNTPNLKVVVRNLLQKNQGGQQPDFTSDEDAIQQWGSFLGEHKSEVLLVLDDVWDASIVMAFKFKSPGYKILVTSRSTFTQFRTYELHLLNHQDATNLFRYSAFSEGRNECNIPDDLVHKLVKCCKRHPLALSVIGGLLKGTHMAKWQFMLNKLSEGFGQKSVLDLDEDMRLRLATSLDVFKEGSEIKECYLDLGLFPEDQKIAATTLMDIWISLYKHDEKGSATLNNLFELSSKNLATLLPIRKDSLAIANYCDENAVMQHDMMRMLAINISSQEPLEHRKRLIINANDQNIRELPQTINARLFSISTDEAFSFKWNDIRAPKVEVLVLNFMSKIYSFPQFMQNMESLTVLVVTNYGYYFSDLHNFPAPQYLSSLTSIRLEHVSISSISASILGLVNLQRLSLIMCKVGNAFDETNLKIPNKFPSLLELDIDSCDDFVTFPTMLCNLVRLKKLSITNCHELSSLSEGFGNLTNLEVLRLVSCSNLKSLPETMSNLQKLSVVDLSHCLHVCNLPTHIDELGSLRTIHTRGCTGLHELPVSVKDLCPLEVICDEETSLLWSHLKGVKVQVIEEDRFSTFLKIVPREMHYN, encoded by the exons ATGGCGGAAGCATTAATCCTCGGAGCACTGGTAGGAGACGCTGTCTCCAAATTATCAGATGCAATCATACACGTTATGAAAACAACCTCTCAGTTCAAATCGAAGCTAACTCAATTACAAGAAACCGTAACGAGAATCAAATCGATCGTAGACGAGATCCAGAAACATAACCAAGTATTAGACCGACCGAATCAGGAAACCGAATTGTTTATCGCTCAGCTAAAAAGCGCACAAGACTTAGTTCTCAAATGCGAGCATATCAAATGGAATTTCTACAAGAGATACCGTCAGTCGTTGAAACTGGACGATTTGAATGCATCGATGTTGAGATTTTTTCAGATTGATGTTCAGTTGCAGGAGGCTAGGGATGTAAAGGaagtgttggtggtggtgaaggaTGTGCAGAACAGAATGGATCGGAGCTCGGGCGGTTGGGCGTCCAGTGTTCCGTTGCTTAAGGGAAATGTTATAGGGTTTGATGATCGAGTTAGGGATTTGAAGGTGGAGGTGTTTAAGGATTGGGATGTTGATGATTCCGTGGTTGTTGTTGTTTCGGCTGCTGGAGGTTGTGGGAAGACTACTTTGGTTACAAAGTTCTGCGATGATCCTCAAGTTCAAG GAAAATTTCGTAAACACATTTACTTTGCTACTATCTCAAATACCCCAAACTTAAAGGTCGTCGTTAGGAATTTACTTCAGAAGAACCAGGGTGGTCAGCAGCCCGATTTTACAAGCGATGAAGATGCAATTCAGCAATGGGGGAGCTTTTTGGGTGAACATAAATCTGAAGTGCTGTTAGTATTGGATGATGTGTGGGATGCTTCCATTGTTATGGCCTTTAAATTCAAGTCACCTGGATACAAGATTCTTGTCACATCTAGGAGCACATTTACACAGTTCCGTACATATGAATTGCATCTTCTGAATCATCAAGATGCCACCAATCTGTTTCGTTACTCAGCATTTTCAGAAGGTAGAAATGAATGTAATATACCAGATGACCTGGTTCACAAG TTGGTGAAATGTTGCAAGAGGCATCCGCTGGCGCTTAGTGTGATTGGTGGTTTGCTAAAAGGTACACACATGGCAAAGTGGCAGTTTATGTTAAACAAGTTGTCGGAAGGGTTTGGACAAAAGTCTGTTCTTGATTTGGATGAGGATATGCGACTTCGCCTAGCAACAAGTTTGGATGTGTTCAAGGAAGGATCTGAAATCAAGGAATGTTACTTGGATTTGGGATTATTTCCCGAAGATCAGAAGATCGCGGCCACAACACTCATGGATATCTGGATCAGTTTATATAAGCATGACGAAAAGGGATCCGCTACCCTAAACAACCTCTTTGAGCTATCTTCCAAAAACCTTGCTACTTTGTTGCCAATAAG GAAAGACTCACTCGCGATTGCTAACTATTGCGATGAAAATGCTGTCATGCAACATGATATGATGAGGATGCTTGCTATTAACATAAGCAGCCAAGAGCCTTTAGAACATAGAAAGAGGTTGATTATAAATGCAAATGATCAAAACATTCGTGAATTGCCCCAAACCATCAATGCACGTCTGTTTTCCATTTCCACAG ATGAAGCATTCTCTTTCAAATGGAATGACATTCGAGCCCCTAAAGTGGAAGTTTTAGTATTGAACTTCATGTCAAAGATATACTCATTTCCTCAGTTTATGCAAAACATGGAGAGTTTAACGGTTCTAGTTGTCACAAACTACGGGTATTACTTCTCAGACCTTCACAACTTCCCTGCACCACAATATTTATCGAGCCTCACCAGCATTAGGTTGGAACATGTTTCAATATCTTCGATAAGTGCATCAATCCTAGGCTTAGTGAACTTGCAGAGACTGTCCTTGATCATGTGCAAAGTAGGCAATGCTTTCGATGAAACCAACCTTAAAATCCCCAACAAGTTTCCAAGTCTTTTGGAGCTTGATATCGACTCGTGTGATGACTTTGTTACATTTCCTACAATGTTATGCAATCTCGTTCGCCTTAAGAAATTGAGCATCACCAACTGCCACGAGCTGAGTTCACTGTCAGAAGGGTTTGGAAACCTAACAAATTTGGAAGTTTTACGTCTTGTGTCGTGCTCAAACCTCAAATCGTTGCCTGAAACGATGAGTAACCTTCAGAAACTAAGTGTCGTTGATCTGTCCCATTGTTTACATGTGTGCAATCTGCCAACACATATAGATGAGTTGGGTAGTCTAAGAACAATTCATACGAGAGGTTGTACAGGGCTGCATGAGTTACCTGTATCGGTTAAGGATTTATGTCCGCTGGAAGTTATTTGCGACGAAGAAACCTCTTTGCTATGGAGTCATCTCAAGGGTGTTAAAGTACAAGTGATTGAAGAAGATAGATTCAGTACCTTTTTGAAGATCGTCCCCAGAGAGATGCATTATAATTAA